From the genome of Methanosphaera cuniculi, one region includes:
- a CDS encoding MBL fold metallo-hydrolase, with product MQLQFLGTGGGRFATISQKRMTGGFRIDDIDGKNIHIDPGPGALVRSHQYGLNPRKINLLLVSHCHTDHYNDAEVLIESMTQGMTKKAGHVIGSTSVIYGHEELGPCISQYHQSKPKISCLKPGDEVVDDNIKIRATKTNHSDPTCVGFNIQCGNFNLSYTSDTEYFPELADEHKEADILIGNVIKEGERKIKGHLRTIDFKQLIEEVQPKIAIMTHLGVNLIMNNPFQNTRTITEETGIRTIAATDGLTMNLDQYL from the coding sequence ATGCAATTACAATTCTTAGGAACTGGTGGTGGAAGATTTGCAACTATCAGTCAAAAACGTATGACTGGTGGTTTTCGAATTGATGACATCGATGGTAAGAATATACATATCGACCCAGGACCTGGAGCTTTAGTAAGAAGCCATCAATATGGATTAAATCCTCGGAAAATTAATTTATTATTGGTAAGTCATTGTCATACTGATCATTATAATGATGCTGAAGTACTAATTGAGTCAATGACACAAGGTATGACTAAAAAAGCAGGGCATGTAATTGGAAGTACGAGTGTTATATATGGTCATGAAGAACTTGGACCTTGTATATCTCAATATCATCAATCAAAACCTAAAATCTCTTGTCTTAAACCAGGTGATGAGGTAGTTGATGATAATATAAAAATTCGTGCAACTAAAACAAATCACAGTGATCCTACATGTGTTGGTTTTAACATTCAATGTGGAAACTTCAACCTTAGTTATACATCTGATACTGAATATTTCCCCGAGTTAGCAGATGAACATAAAGAGGCAGATATACTAATTGGTAATGTCATAAAAGAAGGTGAAAGAAAAATTAAGGGTCATCTTAGAACAATTGATTTTAAACAATTAATTGAGGAAGTACAACCAAAAATAGCTATTATGACACACCTTGGTGTAAATCTGATAATGAATAACCCTTTCCAAAATACAAGAACAATAACAGAAGAAACAGGTATTAGAACTATAGCAGCAACAGATGGATTAACAATGAATCTTGACCAATACCTATAA
- the aroC gene encoding chorismate synthase has product MSANTTGEIFKVTTFGLSHGKALGATIDGCPAGLPLTQQDIQEELNKRRPGTSNITTPRDEKDQVEILSGIFEGKTDGTPITAIIRNQDQRSKNYDNLKNKPRPGHGDLCWNQKFKNYNYNGGGRGSGRITIGHVIGGAVSKKLLEQFNITTTAHVTQIHNIKSTKKYTIDEIKQNITQNNVRCADLEVAQLMEDEILKQKQDGNSVGGIVEIIIDNVPLGLGQPVFDKLDGDLAKALMDIGAVKGVEVGIGFKAANLTGRQMNDPITLDKNGNIITTTNNAGGILGGMSNGMPIILTIAVKPTPSVNGIQNTVDLEGMCESTIEIEGRHDPCICPRITTVAEAACNMVIADHMIRAGFIHPDTIE; this is encoded by the coding sequence ATGAGTGCAAATACAACAGGAGAAATATTTAAAGTAACAACATTTGGACTAAGTCATGGAAAAGCACTAGGTGCAACAATAGATGGATGCCCAGCAGGACTACCATTAACACAACAAGACATACAAGAAGAACTAAATAAAAGACGACCAGGAACAAGTAACATCACAACACCACGTGATGAAAAAGATCAAGTAGAAATACTATCAGGAATATTTGAAGGAAAAACAGATGGAACACCAATAACAGCAATAATACGAAACCAAGATCAGAGAAGTAAAAACTATGACAACCTAAAAAACAAGCCAAGACCAGGACATGGAGACCTATGCTGGAATCAGAAATTTAAAAATTACAACTACAATGGTGGAGGACGAGGAAGTGGACGAATAACCATAGGACATGTAATTGGAGGAGCAGTAAGTAAAAAACTACTTGAACAATTTAATATTACAACAACAGCACACGTAACACAAATACACAACATAAAAAGTACAAAAAAATACACAATTGATGAAATAAAACAAAACATCACACAAAATAATGTTAGATGTGCAGATTTAGAAGTTGCACAACTTATGGAAGATGAAATACTAAAACAAAAACAAGATGGAAACAGTGTAGGTGGAATTGTTGAAATAATAATAGATAATGTACCACTAGGACTAGGACAACCAGTATTTGATAAACTAGATGGAGATCTTGCAAAAGCATTAATGGATATAGGAGCTGTAAAAGGTGTTGAGGTAGGAATTGGTTTTAAAGCAGCAAATTTAACAGGACGCCAGATGAATGATCCAATAACACTAGATAAAAATGGTAATATAATAACAACCACAAATAATGCTGGTGGAATACTTGGTGGAATGTCAAATGGAATGCCAATAATACTAACAATTGCAGTAAAACCAACACCATCAGTAAATGGAATACAAAACACAGTAGATCTTGAAGGAATGTGTGAATCAACAATTGAAATTGAAGGAAGACATGACCCATGTATCTGTCCACGTATAACAACAGTAGCAGAAGCTGCATGTAACATGGTAATAGCAGATCATATGATACGAGCAGGATTCATACATCCTGATACAATAGAATAA
- the aroD gene encoding type I 3-dehydroquinate dehydratase — protein MEGFTINTGVCGSIIKENKEEILETLKTMNLDNVDYIELRVDTIKNVTSTMVHDIIIEIQNYTDKPIILTNRTEDEGGYFKGSDDERIKILCDNAPLVEYTDIEYMTKPELRNQVIDAANKTIISYHNFDKTPEKQYLKNIINEASDIGVIPKIAVKPHTLEDTYIILQLMMEHDNLVAISMDKLGTYTRIIGPIMGSPITYASIEETSAPGQLDTKQTTQIIKKLKS, from the coding sequence ATGGAAGGTTTTACTATTAATACAGGCGTATGTGGATCAATAATAAAAGAAAATAAAGAAGAAATTCTAGAAACACTAAAAACAATGAATCTAGATAATGTGGATTATATTGAACTACGTGTTGATACAATAAAAAATGTAACATCAACTATGGTACATGATATAATAATAGAAATACAAAATTATACAGACAAGCCAATTATTCTAACAAATCGTACAGAAGATGAGGGAGGATACTTTAAAGGATCTGATGATGAACGTATCAAAATACTATGTGATAATGCACCACTAGTTGAATATACTGATATTGAATATATGACGAAACCTGAACTTAGAAATCAGGTAATTGATGCTGCAAATAAGACAATTATATCATATCATAATTTTGATAAAACACCAGAAAAACAATACCTTAAAAACATAATAAATGAGGCATCTGATATAGGTGTCATACCAAAAATAGCAGTAAAACCACATACTCTTGAAGATACATACATAATCCTACAATTAATGATGGAACATGATAATTTAGTAGCTATTTCAATGGATAAACTTGGAACATACACACGAATAATAGGACCAATCATGGGATCACCAATAACATATGCATCAATAGAAGAAACATCAGCACCAGGACAACTAGATACAAAACAAACCACACAAATAATCAAAAAACTAAAATCATAA
- the sucD gene encoding succinate--CoA ligase subunit alpha, translating to MILLNKGTNIVVQGITGKQGRFHTKEMLDYNTNIVAGTSPGKAGQTVEGVPVYNTIEEVKRYHPEVNTSIIFIPAPFVKDAAFEAISELDLVIIITEHIPIHDSMEIVEYAKEHDTVVIGPNTPGIITPEIGKVGIMPTHIFKKGNIGLVSRSGTLTYEIASEISDSGLGISTAIGIGGDPITGQNFIDVLKKFEEDPDTEAIVMLGEIGGIAEVKAAKYAQEHLTKPIISFIAGVSAPQGKRMGHAGAIIEGTDGTAENKKELLKSFGAHVVDKPSEIVAVIKSL from the coding sequence GTGATACTTTTAAATAAGGGCACAAATATTGTTGTGCAAGGAATTACTGGAAAACAAGGAAGATTTCATACAAAAGAAATGTTAGATTACAATACAAATATTGTAGCAGGAACAAGCCCAGGAAAAGCTGGACAAACAGTAGAAGGAGTACCAGTATATAATACTATTGAGGAAGTAAAAAGATACCATCCTGAAGTAAATACAAGTATTATATTTATACCTGCACCATTTGTAAAAGATGCAGCATTTGAAGCAATATCAGAACTTGACCTGGTAATTATTATCACAGAACACATACCAATCCATGATTCAATGGAAATAGTAGAATATGCAAAAGAACATGATACTGTAGTAATAGGACCAAACACACCAGGAATAATCACACCAGAAATTGGAAAAGTTGGAATTATGCCAACACACATATTTAAAAAAGGAAACATAGGTCTTGTATCAAGAAGTGGAACATTAACATATGAAATAGCAAGTGAAATATCAGACTCAGGACTTGGAATAAGTACAGCAATAGGAATAGGTGGAGATCCAATCACAGGACAAAACTTCATAGATGTACTTAAAAAATTCGAAGAAGATCCAGATACAGAAGCTATTGTAATGCTTGGTGAAATAGGTGGAATAGCAGAAGTAAAAGCTGCAAAATATGCACAAGAACATCTAACAAAACCTATCATATCATTTATTGCAGGAGTATCTGCACCACAAGGAAAACGTATGGGACATGCAGGTGCAATAATTGAAGGAACAGATGGAACAGCAGAAAACAAAAAAGAACTACTTAAAAGTTTTGGAGCACATGTAGTAGATAAGCCAAGTGAAATTGTAGCAGTAATCAAATCACTATAA
- the hmgA gene encoding hydroxymethylglutaryl-CoA reductase (NADPH) has protein sequence MQLSEKEILEKLKTGEIRLFEIEKYTNTANEATDIRRKYIENETKVQLPHIASYSIDMTDTAAKNIENQIGTIQIPVGVVGPIEINMDNETFKTYVPMATTEGALLASVNRGCSTIRKSGGCNVSILANQMTRAPVIKTKSTRDANQLKQWIKNNFDEIKKVAQSTTSHGKLLKIDPIAIVGRYVYPRFVFDSGDSMGMNMVTIATEEALKLIEKENDIDVIALSGNFCVDKKPSAINMIEGRGKSVVAEVIVPKEVVEKTLKTTTQEIVEVNYSKNLLGSAISGSFGYNAHFANMVAALFLATGQDPAHVVEASLGITTAENENGDLYFSVTLPDLPVATVGGGTRLETATESLNLIDAKGSGKVNKFASIVAGIVLAGELSLAGALAAGHLASAHKKLGR, from the coding sequence ATGCAACTAAGTGAAAAAGAAATCCTAGAAAAACTAAAAACAGGTGAAATAAGACTCTTTGAAATAGAAAAATACACAAACACAGCAAATGAAGCAACAGATATAAGACGAAAATACATAGAAAATGAAACCAAAGTACAACTACCACATATAGCAAGCTACTCAATAGACATGACAGATACAGCAGCAAAAAATATAGAAAATCAAATAGGAACAATCCAAATACCAGTAGGAGTAGTAGGACCAATCGAAATAAATATGGATAATGAAACATTCAAAACATACGTACCAATGGCAACAACAGAAGGAGCACTACTTGCAAGTGTTAACAGAGGATGTTCAACTATACGAAAATCTGGTGGATGTAATGTATCAATACTAGCAAATCAAATGACACGAGCACCAGTAATTAAAACCAAATCAACCCGAGATGCAAATCAACTAAAACAATGGATAAAAAACAACTTTGATGAAATAAAAAAAGTTGCACAAAGCACAACAAGCCATGGAAAACTACTAAAAATAGATCCAATAGCAATAGTAGGACGATATGTATACCCAAGATTTGTATTTGACTCAGGTGACAGTATGGGTATGAACATGGTAACAATCGCAACAGAAGAAGCATTAAAACTAATTGAAAAAGAAAATGACATAGATGTAATAGCACTAAGTGGAAACTTCTGTGTAGATAAAAAACCATCAGCAATCAACATGATTGAAGGACGAGGAAAAAGTGTAGTAGCAGAAGTAATAGTACCAAAAGAAGTTGTTGAAAAAACACTAAAAACAACAACACAAGAAATAGTAGAAGTAAACTACTCAAAAAACCTACTTGGATCAGCTATTAGTGGAAGTTTCGGATACAATGCACACTTTGCAAACATGGTAGCAGCACTATTTCTAGCAACAGGACAAGACCCAGCACACGTAGTTGAAGCAAGTCTTGGAATAACAACAGCAGAAAATGAAAATGGAGATTTATACTTTAGTGTTACACTACCAGATTTACCAGTTGCAACAGTAGGTGGAGGAACACGTCTTGAAACAGCAACAGAATCACTTAACTTAATCGATGCTAAAGGATCTGGAAAAGTTAATAAATTTGCATCAATAGTAGCAGGTATAGTACTAGCAGGTGAACTATCACTAGCTGGAGCTCTTGCAGCAGGACACCTAGCATCAGCACATAAGAAACTTGGACGATAA
- a CDS encoding TIGR00267 family protein, protein MKVSPKQFIKDYIAMSRYIALGSLDGILTVMSISLTAAVAAIAGGHANPVTVGLTGLSGGIALALSNGFGSYIGEHAEEEKDMRTLENKMLLNNKQLNDTIIEEKAKYRVRLSMITHGSSSFLGSFIPSIPFFILPDIYSAIAGTLIICFVLLIILGSYLGHISKESMKKTAGQIVAVGILIVIISYLMGGGHG, encoded by the coding sequence ATGAAAGTTTCACCGAAACAATTCATTAAAGACTACATTGCTATGAGTAGATATATAGCTCTAGGATCACTTGATGGTATACTAACTGTAATGAGTATATCACTCACAGCAGCAGTAGCAGCAATAGCAGGAGGACATGCAAACCCTGTAACTGTAGGATTAACAGGACTAAGTGGTGGAATAGCTCTTGCATTATCAAATGGATTTGGATCATACATAGGCGAACATGCAGAAGAAGAAAAAGATATGAGAACTCTTGAAAATAAGATGCTTCTTAATAATAAACAATTAAATGATACAATTATCGAAGAAAAAGCAAAATACAGAGTACGCCTAAGTATGATTACTCATGGATCATCTAGTTTTCTAGGATCATTTATACCATCAATACCATTTTTCATACTACCTGATATATACTCAGCAATAGCAGGAACACTAATAATATGTTTCGTACTTCTAATAATACTTGGATCATACCTAGGACACATATCAAAAGAAAGTATGAAAAAAACAGCTGGACAAATTGTAGCTGTAGGAATACTTATTGTAATAATAAGTTACCTTATGGGAGGAGGACACGGATAA
- the thrC gene encoding threonine synthase encodes MIRCISCGEEYDDDEIIYTCKKCGSILEVEVDVENIPRKTFDCRRDNIWKYKEFLPVNAENRVSLDEGGTPFCKCDKIGKELGIDLYVKVEGSNPTGSFKDRGMSVGTTKAVDLGVDMVGCASTGNTSASLSAYAARAGLKCAVVLPSGKVALGKLAQAMFHGAKVFSIDGNFDDALETITELALEGELYLLNSINPYRLEGQKTIGFELVQDLGWESPDRVILPVGNAGNISAIWKGICEFKEAGYMKDVPRMTGIQAENSAPIANAVKSGSDEVIPVENPDTIATAIRIGAPVSSIKAMRAIKESDGTAETVSDDEILDAQMYLARTEGIGVEPASAASIAGLKKLVENGEIDQGERVVCIVTGHVLKDPNVAIDACEEPTSVSSDPADIRNVLRTI; translated from the coding sequence ATGATAAGATGTATTTCTTGTGGCGAAGAATATGACGACGATGAAATAATATACACATGTAAAAAATGTGGATCCATACTAGAAGTAGAAGTAGACGTAGAAAACATACCACGTAAAACATTTGACTGCAGACGTGATAACATATGGAAATACAAAGAATTTCTACCAGTAAACGCAGAAAACCGAGTAAGTCTTGATGAAGGAGGAACACCATTTTGTAAATGTGACAAAATAGGAAAAGAACTCGGAATAGATCTATATGTAAAAGTAGAAGGATCAAACCCAACAGGAAGTTTCAAAGACCGTGGAATGAGTGTAGGAACAACAAAAGCAGTAGATCTAGGCGTAGATATGGTAGGATGTGCATCAACAGGAAATACATCAGCATCCCTATCTGCATATGCAGCACGAGCAGGACTAAAATGTGCAGTAGTACTACCATCAGGAAAAGTAGCACTAGGAAAACTAGCACAAGCAATGTTCCATGGAGCAAAAGTATTCTCAATAGATGGAAACTTTGATGATGCACTAGAAACAATAACAGAACTAGCATTAGAAGGAGAACTATACCTACTAAATTCAATAAATCCATACAGACTTGAAGGACAAAAAACAATAGGATTTGAACTAGTACAAGACCTAGGATGGGAATCACCAGATCGTGTAATATTACCTGTTGGAAATGCTGGAAACATATCAGCAATCTGGAAAGGAATATGTGAATTTAAAGAAGCAGGATACATGAAAGATGTACCAAGAATGACAGGTATACAAGCTGAAAACTCAGCACCAATAGCAAATGCAGTAAAATCAGGCTCAGATGAAGTAATACCTGTAGAAAATCCTGATACAATCGCAACAGCAATTAGAATAGGAGCACCTGTAAGTTCAATTAAAGCAATGAGAGCAATTAAAGAATCAGATGGAACAGCAGAAACTGTATCAGATGATGAAATACTTGATGCACAAATGTATCTAGCAAGAACTGAAGGAATAGGAGTAGAACCAGCAAGTGCAGCATCAATAGCAGGACTTAAAAAACTTGTAGAAAATGGTGAAATAGACCAAGGAGAACGTGTAGTATGTATTGTAACAGGACACGTACTAAAAGATCCAAACGTTGCAATAGATGCATGTGAAGAACCAACGAGTGTATCATCAGATCCTGCAGATATAAGAAATGTACTAAGAACAATATAA
- a CDS encoding adenylate kinase family protein, producing the protein MMIIITGTPGVGKSSVTKYLDEQLPDSEVISINSLLEDYDLNLGTDEKRGYKIVDTESMIPIVDQIKHENKDKLIIFEGHLAQDYPGSDMIVILRCNPMVLKERLDSRNWSDSKVHENVSAEILGICSQESFDTYGDIIQEVDTSDKSISEVGNIIINIINQKQAYSYGEIDYLSEYFEYLN; encoded by the coding sequence ATGATGATAATAATCACAGGCACACCAGGTGTTGGAAAAAGTAGTGTAACAAAATATCTTGATGAACAATTACCAGATTCAGAAGTTATAAGTATAAATAGTCTTCTTGAAGATTATGATCTAAATTTAGGAACAGATGAAAAACGAGGATATAAAATAGTTGATACAGAAAGTATGATACCAATAGTAGATCAGATAAAACATGAAAATAAAGATAAACTAATCATATTTGAAGGACACTTAGCACAAGATTATCCAGGTAGTGATATGATAGTAATACTAAGATGTAATCCTATGGTTTTAAAAGAAAGACTTGATAGTAGAAATTGGTCTGATAGTAAAGTTCATGAAAATGTATCTGCTGAAATTCTTGGCATATGTTCTCAGGAAAGTTTTGATACATATGGTGATATTATTCAGGAAGTTGATACTTCAGATAAATCCATAAGTGAAGTTGGTAACATAATTATTAATATTATAAATCAAAAACAAGCATATTCTTATGGAGAGATTGATTATCTTAGTGAGTATTTTGAGTATCTTAATTAG
- a CDS encoding ribonuclease P protein component 4, producing MSGRRQRNWRNKIALERMQILFNQAESEFSKHPERSDRYVKLTRKISSRYQLPLPDYWRGRFCKNCNKFLKVGVNLRVRLSKDKRISYKCLECGNSWKDYYNKKD from the coding sequence TTGAGCGGAAGAAGACAAAGAAATTGGAGAAATAAAATAGCACTTGAAAGAATGCAAATACTATTTAACCAGGCAGAATCTGAGTTTTCAAAACACCCTGAACGATCTGATCGTTATGTTAAGCTAACTCGTAAGATCTCTTCAAGATATCAGTTACCATTACCTGATTATTGGCGAGGAAGGTTTTGTAAAAATTGTAATAAATTCCTTAAAGTAGGAGTTAACTTAAGAGTAAGACTTTCAAAAGATAAAAGAATTAGCTACAAATGTCTTGAATGTGGCAATTCATGGAAAGATTACTATAATAAAAAAGATTAA
- a CDS encoding YhbY family RNA-binding protein: MRNSLNAVEINIGKNGVNENVIEEIKRQLKNEEIVKIRFTRSVSFNKDEFLENIVAETKAKLVDVRGNVAVLYKRK, encoded by the coding sequence ATGAGAAATTCCCTTAATGCAGTTGAAATTAATATTGGAAAAAATGGTGTTAATGAAAATGTTATTGAGGAAATTAAACGTCAACTAAAAAATGAAGAAATAGTAAAAATACGATTTACAAGAAGTGTATCATTTAATAAAGATGAATTTCTTGAAAACATTGTAGCTGAAACTAAAGCAAAATTAGTTGATGTTCGAGGAAATGTAGCTGTATTATATAAGAGAAAATAA
- a CDS encoding 30S ribosomal protein S19e, producing the protein MTTAYDVPADSLITVVSKDLEENDKINAPDWAQFVKTGVHKERRPENPNWWFVRAATLLRRIYVDGPVGISRLQTKYGGNKDRGTNPEKFQKGSGSIIRTALQQLEDAGYVEKTEKGRIVTPAGQSYLDNKASEISKDIPELSKY; encoded by the coding sequence ATGACAACAGCATATGATGTACCTGCTGACAGTTTAATTACCGTAGTAAGTAAAGATTTAGAAGAAAATGATAAAATTAACGCACCTGACTGGGCACAATTTGTAAAAACAGGTGTACACAAAGAACGTAGACCAGAAAATCCTAACTGGTGGTTTGTACGAGCTGCAACACTACTAAGAAGAATATATGTAGATGGACCTGTAGGAATAAGCAGACTACAAACAAAATACGGTGGCAACAAAGACCGTGGAACAAACCCAGAAAAATTCCAAAAAGGTAGTGGATCAATCATAAGAACAGCACTACAACAATTAGAAGATGCAGGATACGTTGAAAAAACCGAAAAAGGAAGAATTGTAACCCCAGCAGGTCAATCATACCTTGATAACAAAGCATCTGAAATTTCAAAAGATATTCCTGAATTATCAAAATACTAA
- a CDS encoding DNA-binding protein — translation MSELDEIRRRRMEQLQQQQLAAQQQGASLEQMQQEQMRRQQFEEEKKNALRQILSPEARQRLSNLRLTKPDLVNAIEMQLISLAQAGRLQIPVTDDTLKQILKETSGKKHEIKITRR, via the coding sequence ATGAGTGAACTTGATGAGATTAGACGAAGACGAATGGAACAGCTACAACAACAACAGCTAGCTGCACAACAACAAGGAGCTTCTCTTGAACAAATGCAACAAGAACAAATGAGAAGACAGCAATTTGAAGAGGAAAAGAAAAATGCTCTAAGACAAATACTATCTCCAGAGGCAAGACAAAGATTATCAAATCTAAGATTAACAAAACCAGATCTTGTAAATGCAATTGAAATGCAACTAATAAGTCTAGCTCAAGCAGGTCGTCTGCAAATTCCTGTTACAGATGATACATTAAAACAAATTCTTAAAGAAACATCTGGAAAAAAACATGAAATAAAAATCACAAGAAGATAA
- a CDS encoding DUF7411 family protein has protein sequence MKAAVLYSGGKDSSLMAVLLDKFGYDVELITVNFGIFNSSLPAQKAAENLGFKHRVLSLDKQILLDAVDMIVRDNFPNNGINHIHHEVIEHVACDYDVIADGTRREDRIPKLTMSEIQSLEDRMNVQYLNLSGIGYKTVNDISSEIFELEKRESDIHNSSDYEMEVRTYLKEHGHDIENIFPQHIQSKVIGWRKNE, from the coding sequence ATGAAAGCAGCTGTATTATATAGTGGAGGAAAAGACAGTTCTTTAATGGCAGTACTGTTAGATAAGTTCGGATATGATGTAGAACTTATAACTGTCAATTTTGGAATATTTAATTCATCACTACCAGCACAAAAGGCAGCAGAAAATCTAGGATTTAAACATCGTGTTTTAAGCTTAGATAAGCAAATTCTACTTGATGCTGTTGATATGATAGTGCGTGATAATTTTCCAAATAATGGTATAAATCATATTCATCATGAAGTAATAGAACATGTAGCATGTGACTATGATGTCATAGCTGATGGTACACGACGTGAAGATCGCATTCCAAAACTTACAATGTCTGAAATTCAAAGTCTTGAAGATCGAATGAATGTCCAATACTTAAACCTATCAGGAATAGGATATAAAACTGTTAATGATATAAGTAGTGAAATCTTTGAACTTGAAAAAAGAGAAAGTGACATACATAATAGTTCAGACTATGAAATGGAAGTAAGAACATATCTAAAAGAACATGGTCATGATATAGAAAATATTTTTCCACAACATATTCAATCAAAAGTTATAGGATGGAGAAAAAATGAGTAG
- a CDS encoding 50S ribosomal protein L39e produces MSRNKTLPKKLRLAKKTKQNRRVPIFAMMKTNRRLRTHPQARQWRRSKIKV; encoded by the coding sequence ATGAGTAGAAATAAAACTTTACCTAAAAAATTAAGATTAGCTAAAAAAACAAAACAAAACAGAAGAGTTCCTATATTTGCTATGATGAAAACAAATAGAAGACTAAGAACTCATCCACAAGCAAGACAATGGAGAAGAAGTAAAATTAAAGTATAA
- a CDS encoding 50S ribosomal protein L31e, giving the protein MERIYTIPLRDVKRVPRTQRSPRAMRYIKEFIQKHMKTEDVIVAMEVNEKIWERGREKIPSKIKVKAVEEDGVVEVLLADE; this is encoded by the coding sequence ATGGAAAGAATTTACACAATACCTCTTAGAGATGTTAAAAGAGTACCAAGAACTCAAAGATCACCAAGAGCAATGAGATACATTAAAGAATTTATTCAAAAACACATGAAAACAGAAGATGTAATTGTTGCAATGGAAGTAAATGAAAAAATCTGGGAAAGAGGACGAGAAAAAATACCATCAAAAATCAAAGTGAAAGCTGTTGAAGAAGATGGAGTAGTAGAAGTATTATTAGCAGACGAATAG
- a CDS encoding translation initiation factor IF-6, giving the protein MIQRFDIDGNPNLGVSILAKDNVAIISPRLQDSYVKTIEETLDVPIIKTPICGSNLAGALMAGNTKSLLVSEYAYDHELNTIREHGIDVNVIPGSLTAIGNVIVANDNGAIVNPKLSSEAQEIIKDSLDVEVVSTTIAGLDIVGSAVAATNKGALVHPDASDEELDLVEDVLGVPTEIGTVNRGVKLVGACIIANSNGVIVGEKTTGPELARIDQVFNLFEGTL; this is encoded by the coding sequence ATGATACAAAGATTCGATATTGATGGGAACCCAAACTTAGGTGTTTCTATTTTAGCAAAAGACAATGTAGCAATAATTTCACCAAGACTTCAGGATTCTTATGTAAAAACAATTGAAGAAACATTAGATGTACCAATAATCAAAACACCAATCTGTGGTAGTAACCTTGCAGGAGCTTTAATGGCAGGAAATACAAAAAGCTTACTAGTATCTGAGTATGCATATGATCATGAACTTAACACTATACGTGAACATGGAATTGATGTAAATGTTATACCAGGATCACTTACAGCTATAGGAAATGTTATAGTTGCAAATGATAATGGAGCTATTGTAAATCCAAAACTATCCAGTGAAGCTCAAGAGATTATAAAAGATAGCCTTGATGTAGAAGTAGTAAGTACTACCATAGCAGGACTTGATATAGTTGGTTCTGCAGTAGCTGCTACAAATAAAGGTGCTTTAGTACATCCTGATGCATCAGATGAGGAATTAGATTTAGTTGAAGATGTTTTAGGAGTACCTACTGAAATTGGTACAGTTAACCGTGGAGTAAAACTCGTAGGAGCATGTATCATTGCAAATTCTAATGGAGTTATTGTAGGAGAAAAAACTACAGGTCCAGAACTAGCAAGGATTGATCAAGTATTCAACTTATTTGAGGGAACATTATGA
- the rpl18a gene encoding 50S ribosomal protein L18Ae: protein MKTKIYRVKGTLLDSDKAKPFTREMKAVKEEDIKEKLYSEFGSKHRLNRSQIIFDDITEITPEEVTDPIVSSLL from the coding sequence ATGAAAACAAAAATATATAGAGTAAAAGGAACATTATTAGATAGTGATAAAGCAAAACCTTTCACACGCGAAATGAAAGCTGTTAAAGAAGAAGATATAAAAGAAAAACTATACTCCGAATTCGGAAGTAAACACAGATTAAACAGAAGTCAAATTATATTTGATGATATAACAGAAATTACACCAGAAGAAGTAACAGATCCTATCGTATCAAGTTTATTATAA